DNA sequence from the Acidobacteriota bacterium genome:
GACCTGGTCGGGGGTTCGGCTGCCGGCGAGAGGACGGGCGCACTCCAGCTGAACGGCGGCGGCGGCGAATGGGCCTGGCACATCGGGGCTGTCAGTCGTCAGACCGATCCGTACGAGATCCCGGGCTACGCCCGCCTCGAGGATGAACACGACGACCATGGCGACGAGGACCATGACGACCACGAGGACGAAGACCACGACGATCACGACGACGAGGATCACGACGATCACGACGACGAGGATCACGACGACCACGAAGAGCACGAGGAAGAGAACAGCTTCGGCATCGTCCCGAACACGGACCTCATGACCGAGAGCGGCCGGTTCGGCTTCACCCGCTTCTTCGGCGACCGCGGTTTCCTGGGTGTCTCATTCAGCGGCTTCCGCACGGACTACGGTATTCCCCCCGGCGCCCACAGCCACGCGCATGATCACGGCGCCCAGGAGGACCATGACGACCACGACGACCATGGCCACGAGGACGAGGACCACGACGATCACGGCCACGAGGACGAGGACCATGACGACCACGACGACCACGGCGAGGAGGAAGAGCACCATGAAGACGGTGACATTCGCCTGGACATGAAGCAGCAGCGCGTCGACCTCAGATCCAGCGTCTACCTGTCCGGGCCCGCCTTGGAGAGGCTCGAAGTGCAGATCTCAGGAACGGACTACGAACACGTCGAGTTCGAGAGCGGCCACACCGGCGTCCAGTACACGAACGACCTGCTGGAGACGCGGGTCGAGTTGTTCCGGCGCGAGCAGGGCGGAAGCCGGGGCAGCTTCGGGTTCCAGCACGTGAACCGCGAACTCGCCGCGGTCGGCGCCGAGGCCTTCATCCCCCCGACCCAATCGAACACCTGGGCCGTCTTCACGTCCCAGGAGATCGAAAGGGGCTCGGTTCGCTGGCAGTTCGGCGCCCGCGTCGAGCAGGCCGAACACATCACGCTGAACGAACCGGAGTCGTCCGACGACGAGGGCGTTTCCGCGTCGGCCGGCATGGTCTGGACGGCCAGCGAGGCGTGGAACCTCGGTTTGTCCGCCACCCGCTCAGTTCGTCTCCCCAGCCCGGGAGAACTGTTCTCGCACGGCGCCCACATACCCACCCGGACCTTCGACATAGGCGATCCCGATCTGGACCAGGAAGTCGGCGCCGGTCTCGACCTCACGCTGCGCAAGGAGGAAGGAGCCATCCAGGGCAAGCTGACGCTGTTCCGGCAGGACTTCCAGGACTTCATCTACCACGCGTTCACCGGCACGGAGCTCGCGGGCTTCCCGGTCACCATCTACAGTCAGGCCGACGCGACGATGAGCGGCGCCGAGCTCCACGCGCGGATCGAGCTGGCGGATTGGAATGGGCATGACCTGCACATGGAGATCCTGGGTGACACGGTCGACGCCGAGTTCGACGAAGGCGGCAACCTCCCGAGAATTCCACCCCTGAGCCTGGGCGCCGGCCTCCACTACCACGGCCACGACTGGCGGGCAGCGGTCGAGTGGCGCTGGGTCGACGACCAGAACGATGTCGCGGAGCAGGAGACGCCAACCGACGGCTACACGATGCTGAACGCCCACGTCGGCCGTCGCTTCACGCTCAAGAACCAGATCTTCGACGTGCTGCTGCGGGGGCGGAACCTGACCGACGAGGAAGCCCGGGTGCATACGTCCCTCCTGAAGACGTTCGCGCCCCTGCCGGGGAGGGACGTCACGCTGTCGGCGCGAATCTGGTTCTGAACCGGGCCCTGGGGCGACGCCTCTGACGGGGCCCGACAGGGGATATACTCCGCGGCTCGACAGCGGTCGGCACCGCAGCCACGGCCCGATTCCGCGTCCCCATCGTCTAGCCAGGTCAGGACTCCAGCCTTTCAAGCTGGCAACACGGGTTCGAATCCCGTTGGGGACACCATCGCGCCAGAGGCGCGAAGGCGGCCCCAACGGGATCTCGGCGGCGCGGCCGCGCCTCTGGCGCGGACGCGTGCGAACGAATCCCGTTCAGCACGAAGCACCAACGCCTCGATGGGCGCGAGGGCGGCCCCAGCGGGATTGGGTCGGCGCTAAGCTGCACGTTTGATCGATCCTCTAGGTGAAGGAGTTGCCGATGCGCGCCAATAGTGCCCGTGACGGCGCCTGCCTGCGGTGGCTGGCGACGTTCGTCCTCGTCTTCCTGCTCGCGGTCGCGACGGCCGGAGCCCAGGTGCCCGCCGGGGCGCCGGAGGACGTGGGGTTGTCCGCGGAACGTCTCGAGCGAATCGGCGAGATGATCCAGCGCGCCATCGACGCGAAGCAGATCTCCGGCGCCGTCACCGTCGTCGCGCGGCGCGGCCGCGTCGCCCACTTCGAGGCGCGAGGCCTCATGGACATCGAGACGAACGCCCCGATGCGCAAGGACGCCATCTTCCCGATCGCCTCGATGACGAAGCCGGTAACCGCCGTCGCCATCCTGATCCTCGTCGAAGAGGGGAAGGTCCGTCTGTCGGATCCGGTGTCCCGCTTCATTCCGGAGTTCAGGGACACGAAGGTCGCGATGCCGCGATCGGACGCCGCAGGCGAGGAAGGCGACATCTACACGGTGCCGGCGAAGCGCGAGGTCACGGTGCACGATCTGATCACCCACACGTCGGGTCTGGGCAGCCGCGGCGCGGCACGCGAGGCGACGGCGCGCATCGCCCCTCGCGATCCGACCGGCACGGTCGCGGACTGGGCGGCTGCGCTCGGAGCGGCCCCCCTCGCCTTCCATCCGGGCACCCGCTGGGCGTACAGCCCGCTGGCGGGGATCGACACGCTGGGGCGCATCGTCGAGGTCGCCTCGGGTCTGACGTTCGACGAGTTCCTGCGGCTGCGGGTCTTCGAGCCCCTGGGAATGAAGGACACCGCCTTCGACGTGCCGGAGGACAAGAAGCGGCGCGTCGTGACGCTGTACATTCGCACCCCCGACGGCCTCGAACTCCGCCCGGAGCTGCCGGAATGGCTGGCCACGACGACGTTGCACGGGGGTGCCGGCGGTCTCTGGTCGACGGCCGAAGACTACCTGCACTTCGCCCAGATGCTGGTCAACGGCGGGGAGCTGAACGGCACGCGGCTGCTGGGCTCCCGGACCGTCGAACTGATGGGGTCGAACCACGTCGGCGACCTGTACGAGAAGGCGAGGAGCCCTGGGATGGGGTTCGGACTGGCCGTGGACGTCGTGCTCGACGGCGTCGCGGCCCGCGGTGACCACCGGTCCACCGGCAGCTTCGGCTGGGGTGGCGCGTTCGGCACCAGCTACTGGGTCGATCCGCAGGAGGACCTGACCGCGGTTCTCATGGTGCAGACGCCGGGCGGTGTGCCCCGGGCCGACTTCCAGAATGCCGTGATGCAGGCGATCGTCGACTGACCCGGTACTTTGGATCGGATGATCTGGTTCAGTTCGAAAGTCGGTGCCTTCGATGTTCGGCCTCGCGCCAGGAGTCTGACCCTGGTCGCGTGCGCCGGCGCGCTGGTGCTCGGGTCGACCCTGGCGGCCCAAGAGGGCGAGTGGCCGTACTTCGGCGGTGACCGCACCTTCAAGCGCTACTCGCCGCTCGACCGGATCGACGCCTCGAACGTCGGCGATCTGCGCATCGTGTGGCGACGGCCGGGTCTGGAACCGGAGCTCAAGGAGGAGTTCCCCGAGCTGCGTCCGGGCAACAACCTGCGGTCGACGCCCATCATGGTCGAAGGTCGCCTCTTTCTGACCAACCTCGTCGGCCTGCTGCGCGCCGTCGACCCGGCGAGCGGCGAGACCCTGTGGTCTCAGGCGCCGTTCGAGCCGACGATCGAGGAGGCACGCGGCTTGAGCCCACGGGGCGTCGACCTCTGGACCGGCGGCGAGAAGGAACGACTGTTCCTCGCACGCGGTAACTACCTGTACTCGGTCGACGCCTCGAGTGGCGAGCTCGACGCGGACTTCGGCGACCAGGGACGCGTCAGCCTCCGCCTCCCGGGACCGCTTGCCGGCGATTTCACCTGGACTGCCGGGCCGATCGTCGTGGGCGATGTCGTCGTGACCGCCGGATTCACCGGCGGCGCCGGCGACGGCGGCAACATGCGGGAAGCGACGCCGGAGGATGTACGCGGCTACGACGTCCGCACGGGCCGCCGGCTGTGGACGTTCCACGTCGTGCCGCGGCCGGGCGAGCCGGGGAACGAGACCTGGGGCGACGGCTCGTGGGAGTACTCGGGTGACCTCGGGTCGTGGTGCTGCCTGTCGGCCGACGAGGAACTGGGCCACGTCTACGTCCAGCTCTCGGCCCCGACCGCGGCGTACTACGGCGGCCACCGGCCCGGCGACAACCTGTACTCCAACTCACTCGTGGCGCTCAACGCCAGGACGGGCGAGCGGGTCTGGCACTTTCAGATGGTCCGCCACGACGTCTGGGAATGGGACACGGTCGGTCCGGCGACCCTCGGCGAGATCACGGTCGACGGGAGGCGAATCGACGCCGTCATGCAGCCCTCGAAAACCGGCTTCCTCTACGTCTTCGATCGCCGTACCGGGGAGCCGGTGTGGCCGATCGAGGAGAGGGCCGTGCCCGGCTCACGAGTCCCCGGGGAACGACTGTCGCCGACCCAGCCGTTTCCGACAAAGCCGCCGCCTTTCGACCGGCAGGGATTCGTCGAGGACGACCTGATCGACTTCACGCCGGAGCTCCGGGCGCGGGCCCTGGAACTCGTCAAGCCCTTCCGTCTCGGTCCGATCTTCACGCCGCCCGGCCTGATGGACGACGAGCAGGGGAAGATCGGCACGCTGACGAATCCGGGTGCGTGGGGAACCGGGAACTGGCACACCGGCGCCTTCGACCCCGAGACCGGCGTGTACTACGCCGTGTCCCACACCTGGCCGAGCGTGTACTCCCTGACAAAACCGGAAGCCGACGACGCGACGCTCGGCTACGTGATCGGCTACGACGCTCCCGATGTACCCACCCTCGACGGCCTCCCGATCGTCAAGCCACCCTATGGTCGGATCACCGCAATCGACATGCATCGCGGCGAGCACGTGTGGATGGCGGCCAACGGCGACGGGCCGCGAGACCATCCCCTGCTCGAGGGCCTCGACGTGCCGCCGCTGGGGGTCGCCGGGCGGCCGGCACCGCTTGTGACGAAAACGCTGCTGTTCATCGGTGAAGGCAGCGATGCCATCCCCGGCATCGAGGGGGAAGAAGGCCGCTACTGGGGCAGGAAGTTCCGCGCCTACGACAAGTCCACGGGCGAAGTGGTGTGGGAAACGGAGCTGCCCTCCGGCACCACGGGCGCGCCGATAACCTACTTGCACGAAGGTCGTCAATTCATCGTCGTCGCGATCGGCGGCAACGAGTCCCCGGCGGAATTCGTGGCATTCGGAGTCCACCCATGAAGAGAAGAGTCCTGATCATCCTCTGTGCGACAGTCCTCGGGGGTTCCATGATGGCTGCAAGCGACGAGACCGTTCGGCCGGCGAAGATCAGCAAGCCGGAGCTCGGCGGCAAGATCTTCGAGCGCCCGGACGTGGTCGAGCAGACCCACGCCGACGGCCATGTGACGCAGACGGCCACATCGCTGGTCTCGAGCGACAGGAGCTTCTCATCAGGCATGTACAAGTCCGGGAAGACACGGATCGAGATCACTCAGCCGTACGGTGTCGACGAGTTCATGTACTTCCTCGAAGGCGGCGTCACCCTGACGTCCTCAGACGGGACGGAGCTCGTGATCAACGCCGGTGAGGCGGTGACGGTGCCGAAAGAGTGGACCGGAGTCTTCGAAACGGACGGCTACACGAAGATCTGGGTCATCTACTCCTCGCGTGAGTAGACAGGGTGCAGCCGCCGCGCTCCTGTTCGCCGCATCGGCGTTGCTGTTGGTTGCCACGCTCGGGTGCTCCGTTCCAGCCCAGGACGGGACGGTGAGTCGATCGGACCCGACCGGGGAGTCGAGACCGGAGCGTCTCGCGCGAGTGATCCGCGAGTACGACGCCCAGGGGATCCACCGAACCGGCACCGAGGTCGACACCACCTCGGCACACTGGCTAGCCGATCTGGTGCGCGAAGCCGGAGTCGAGCCGCAGCTCGAGGCGCTGGACTTCGAACGCACCGACACCGTGAGCGCGTTCGTCGAGATCGCCGAGGAGGACGGCTCAACCAGCCGCTACGAGGGCATCCCGCTCATCGACTCCGCCGAGACGACCGACGAGAGTGGCATCACGGGAATCCTGGGTGCTCCAGGAAGCGACGCGGACATCGTGGCTGCGCGCTGGCCGCCGACGGTTCAGTACCTGCCTCTGTTCCACGAGGTGCGCACGGCGCCGGAGGTCCGCGGTCTGGTGATCGTCACGGGCGGTTCCGAGTTCGATCTGCCGCCTGACGTTCCGCGCCCGCCCCGGTTTCCGGCTGGTTACGCACTGATCAATGCCGACCGCTATCTCGAGCCCTACGGTCACCCGGTGCTGCAACTGCCAAGCGAGGCGGGACCGGGCCTCGTCGCTGCCCGTGAGCGGGCGGCGAAGGCACGGCTGGTGGTCGCGGTGGAACGCGTGCCGACTCGCGTCTACAACGTCACCGCCACGGTACCGGGTCGCGAGGCCGAAGCCGCGCCGATCGTGGTGATGACCCCGCGGAGTGGCTGGTGGCAGGTGGCGTCAGAGAGGGGCGGGGGTCTCGCGCTCTGGGTCGAGCTGCTGCGCGCGCTGCGTGCCGAACCCCCTCGCCGTACCGTGCACTTCGTCGCCTCGACCGGCCACGAGCTCGGTCACGTCGGGCTCGACCACTTCCTGGAGTCCCGCCAGGATCTGATCGGTGGCGCCCACCTCTGGCTCCACCTGGGCGCCAACTTCGCTGCCGCCGTTGGCGGCAACATCCGCCTGCAGGCGTCGAGTGACTCGCTGATGGAGAGGGCGCTGGAGGCGATGAGCAGAGAGGGTGTCGAGCCCGGCGTCCTGACTCCGGTGTCTGATCGCCCCTTCGGCGAGGCGCGTGCGATCTTCGAC
Encoded proteins:
- a CDS encoding PQQ-binding-like beta-propeller repeat protein; translated protein: MIWFSSKVGAFDVRPRARSLTLVACAGALVLGSTLAAQEGEWPYFGGDRTFKRYSPLDRIDASNVGDLRIVWRRPGLEPELKEEFPELRPGNNLRSTPIMVEGRLFLTNLVGLLRAVDPASGETLWSQAPFEPTIEEARGLSPRGVDLWTGGEKERLFLARGNYLYSVDASSGELDADFGDQGRVSLRLPGPLAGDFTWTAGPIVVGDVVVTAGFTGGAGDGGNMREATPEDVRGYDVRTGRRLWTFHVVPRPGEPGNETWGDGSWEYSGDLGSWCCLSADEELGHVYVQLSAPTAAYYGGHRPGDNLYSNSLVALNARTGERVWHFQMVRHDVWEWDTVGPATLGEITVDGRRIDAVMQPSKTGFLYVFDRRTGEPVWPIEERAVPGSRVPGERLSPTQPFPTKPPPFDRQGFVEDDLIDFTPELRARALELVKPFRLGPIFTPPGLMDDEQGKIGTLTNPGAWGTGNWHTGAFDPETGVYYAVSHTWPSVYSLTKPEADDATLGYVIGYDAPDVPTLDGLPIVKPPYGRITAIDMHRGEHVWMAANGDGPRDHPLLEGLDVPPLGVAGRPAPLVTKTLLFIGEGSDAIPGIEGEEGRYWGRKFRAYDKSTGEVVWETELPSGTTGAPITYLHEGRQFIVVAIGGNESPAEFVAFGVHP
- a CDS encoding serine hydrolase, whose translation is MRANSARDGACLRWLATFVLVFLLAVATAGAQVPAGAPEDVGLSAERLERIGEMIQRAIDAKQISGAVTVVARRGRVAHFEARGLMDIETNAPMRKDAIFPIASMTKPVTAVAILILVEEGKVRLSDPVSRFIPEFRDTKVAMPRSDAAGEEGDIYTVPAKREVTVHDLITHTSGLGSRGAAREATARIAPRDPTGTVADWAAALGAAPLAFHPGTRWAYSPLAGIDTLGRIVEVASGLTFDEFLRLRVFEPLGMKDTAFDVPEDKKRRVVTLYIRTPDGLELRPELPEWLATTTLHGGAGGLWSTAEDYLHFAQMLVNGGELNGTRLLGSRTVELMGSNHVGDLYEKARSPGMGFGLAVDVVLDGVAARGDHRSTGSFGWGGAFGTSYWVDPQEDLTAVLMVQTPGGVPRADFQNAVMQAIVD
- a CDS encoding TonB-dependent receptor, with translation MTAATFCALALLLNPPTASGQATGSIAGTVSSPGEAGISLAVARLTELSLSASVAVDGTFRFDAVPPGTYLLVVDIPSVGLTSEPITVSAGRETTVELEYDHFTHFDEIVVTASGGLRNESELPNAISVLGGADLQLRMGATLGETLAGAPGLSSTAFVPGAARPIIRGLSSARVRVLNGGMGTGDVSVESLDHAVTSDPLLAEQIEVLRGPATLRYGSGAIGGAVNVVDGRIPANRAAKTFGGRIDLVGGSAAGERTGALQLNGGGGEWAWHIGAVSRQTDPYEIPGYARLEDEHDDHGDEDHDDHEDEDHDDHDDEDHDDHDDEDHDDHEEHEEENSFGIVPNTDLMTESGRFGFTRFFGDRGFLGVSFSGFRTDYGIPPGAHSHAHDHGAQEDHDDHDDHGHEDEDHDDHGHEDEDHDDHDDHGEEEEHHEDGDIRLDMKQQRVDLRSSVYLSGPALERLEVQISGTDYEHVEFESGHTGVQYTNDLLETRVELFRREQGGSRGSFGFQHVNRELAAVGAEAFIPPTQSNTWAVFTSQEIERGSVRWQFGARVEQAEHITLNEPESSDDEGVSASAGMVWTASEAWNLGLSATRSVRLPSPGELFSHGAHIPTRTFDIGDPDLDQEVGAGLDLTLRKEEGAIQGKLTLFRQDFQDFIYHAFTGTELAGFPVTIYSQADATMSGAELHARIELADWNGHDLHMEILGDTVDAEFDEGGNLPRIPPLSLGAGLHYHGHDWRAAVEWRWVDDQNDVAEQETPTDGYTMLNAHVGRRFTLKNQIFDVLLRGRNLTDEEARVHTSLLKTFAPLPGRDVTLSARIWF
- a CDS encoding cupin domain-containing protein, which translates into the protein MKRRVLIILCATVLGGSMMAASDETVRPAKISKPELGGKIFERPDVVEQTHADGHVTQTATSLVSSDRSFSSGMYKSGKTRIEITQPYGVDEFMYFLEGGVTLTSSDGTELVINAGEAVTVPKEWTGVFETDGYTKIWVIYSSRE